The window AGTGAATTTGCATGTCGAAGGACGTTCGGGAATGATTGACATGGACATGCAAACAGTGAATTTGCATGTCGATAGGAACCCGGGAATGATTATCACCAACATGCAAAAACAAGCCCTTCCGCAAATAATGCGGAAGGGCTTGTTATAAACTTGCTTTCAATTTTATTCCTCGGCGGAATCCTCTTCAATTTTCTCTTCGCGAATCTTCGCGATGCTGACGATCTTGGTGTCCTTATCAAGTCCCATCAGCTTCACGCCGGAGGTCACGCGGCCGATCTCGCTGATATCCTGTACGCGCAGGCGGATGATAACGCCTCCGCTCGTAATCAGCATCAGATCCTGATCCGGTGAAACCAGCTTAAAGCTAACCACATCGCCGGTCTTGGCGGTAATACGGTAATACAGATTGCCCTTGCCGCCGCGCTTTTGCACGGAAAACTCGGTCAGAGCCGTGCGCTTGCCCATACCGTTTTCGGTAACGGCCAGCGCGGAATCTCCCTGCGAGGTCAGCTGCACGCCGATCACTTCATCGCCAGCGCCGAGCGTAATACCCTTTACGCCCATGGAGCTGCGGCCGGTCGTACGCACATCAGTTTCGCGGAAGCGAATGATCTGGCCGCGCTTGGTGGCCATGAGCACTTCATCCTTGCCGCTGGAGCGCTTAACCTCGATCAGCTCATCGCCCTCCTGAAGGGAAATAGCAATCAGTCCATTCGTACGAATATTGCTGTATTCAGCAAGATCTGTCTTTTTGATAATACCATTTTTGGTCGCCATCAGCAGATAGCCCTTATCGCGCTTTTCCTTCATCTGAATGGCAGCGCTGACCTGTTCGCCGCCGCTCAGCGACAGCAGGTTCACAATGGCCGTGCCGCGGGCCGTGCGGCCTGCCTCGGGGATCTCATAAGCCTTCATGCGGTATACGCGGCCCCAGTTGGTAAAGAACAGCACATAATCATGCGAGGAAGCGATGAAGAGATGCTTTACAAAATCCTCTTCGCGGGTTTCGATACCCTTAATGCCCTTGCCGCCGCGGTTCTGGCTGTGATACATGTCTAAGGAGGTGCGTTTGATGTAGCCAAGATTGGTCATCGTGATGACGCAGCTCTCGTTTTTGATCAAATCCTCTAAGTTGATCTCGCCTTCCTCATAAGTAATATAGGTGCGGCGCGGATCTGCATATTTGGTTTTCAGTACCAGCAGCTCTTCCTTGATCACGCTGAACAGTATATTTTCATTTCCTAAAATGGCTAAATACTCCTGAATCTTTTCTGTCAGCTCATCATACTCATTTTGCAGACGGTCGCGCTCCAGTCCGGTCAGCGCACGCAGACGCATGTCCACGATTGCCTGTGCCTGTGCATCGCTGAACTCAAAGCGGGCGATCAGGTTTGCCTTTGCCTCGGCCACGTTAGAGGAAGCACGGATAATGGAGATAATTTCATCAATGTAGTCCAGCGCCTTTAAAAGACCCTCTAAGATGTGCGCACGCGCCTGTGCCTTATCCAGATCATACTGCGTACGGCGCGTTACAACCTCTTTCTGATGATCCAGATAGTAGGTGAGCATCTGCTTTAAATTCAGCACCTTAGGCTCATTATTCACAAGGGCCAGCATGTTGATGCTAAACGTATCCTGCAGGGGTGTATTTTTATAGAGCTGATTGATGATCAGCCGCGCATTGGCATCGCGCTTTAAATCAATCACGATCCGCAGACCGTTACGGTTGGTCTCATCGCGCAGATCAGAAATCCCTTCAATTTTTTTGTCCTTAACCAGCTCAGCAATACGCTCGACCAAACGCGCTTTATTCACCTGATAAGGAATCTCGGAGACCACAATGCACTGGCGGTGTCCCGGAAGCTCTTCGACCTCCATATTCGCGCGAACAACTGCGCGCCCGCGCCCGGTGCGGTAGGCCTGCTCAATATCGCGCACGCCGTAAATGGTTGCGCCGGTGGGGAAGTCAGGTCCCTTTACAATCTGCATCAGCTCGTCAATGGTGGTATCGCGGTCCTCGAGCATGTGGTTGTCGATGATTTTCACAACCGCATCGATCACCTCGCCCAGATTGTGCGGGGGGATGCTGGTGGCCATACCAACGGCGATACCGCCGGTTCCGTTCACCAGCAGGTTGGGAAAGCGTGCGGGCAGCACGGTGGGCTCCTTTAAAGAGCCGTCAAAGTTGGCGGTAAAGTCAACGGTATTTTTATTGATATCCGAGAGCATCTCCATCGAAAGCTTGCTCAGGCGCGCCTCGGTATAACGCATAGCGGCAGCGCCGTCGCCGTCCATCGAGCCGAAGTTGCCGTGCCCGTCGACCAGCATATAGCGCGTGGAAAAGTCCTGTGCCAAGCGCACCATGGCTTCATAAATAGAGCTGTCGCCGTGTGGGTGGTATTTACCCATCGTATCGCCCACGATACGGGCTGATTTACGGTAGGATTTGTCCGGGGATAAACCCAGCTCATTCATCGCGTGCAGAATGCGGCGCTGAACGGGCTTCATGCCGTCACGCACATCCGGCAGCGCACGCGTGGTAATTACGCTCATGGCATAGTCAATAAAGCTGTCCTTCATCATTTTTTCCAGATTGACAATCTCAATCCGGTCATGCTGCGGCGTCTGATTTTCGTCCATAGTCTACCTCCTCATCCAACAGTATCCACTTGGGCATATTTTGCATGTGCCTCAATAAACTCGCGGCGCGGCTCCACCTTGTCGCCCATCAGCAGTGTAAAGATCTGATCGGCCACCGCCGCATCTTCCATCTGCACCTGCAGCAGGATGCGGTTCGCCGGATCCATCGTCGTCTCCCAGAGCTGATCAGCGTCCATCTCGCCCAGTCCCTTATAACGCTGCACACCGTCAGCAATCTGCTGCTCCGTCATGCCCAGCTTCTCCAGCAAGGGATTCAGCTCATTCTCATAATACAGATAATGCACCTCATTTTTCGACTTCTCCACGCGGAACAGCGGCGGCTGCGCAATATACACCTTGCCCTGCTCGATCAGCTGCGGCATAAAGCGGTAGAAAAACGTCAGCATCAGCGTGCGGATATGCGCGCCGTCCACGTCAGCATCGGTCATAATAATGATCTTATGGTATCTTAGCTTGTTGATATCAAAATCCTCGTGGATACCCGTGCCAAAGGCAGTAATCATCGCCCGGATTTCGGCATTGCCGAGGATCCTGTCCAGCCGTGCCTTTTCCACATTCAAAATCTTACCGCGCAGCGGCAAAATGGCCTGCGTCTGCCGGGAACGCGCATTTTTTGCGGAACCGCCGGCAGAGTCGCCTTCGACGATGTAGATCTCACAGTTTTTGGGATCGCGGTCGGAGCAGTCTGCCAGCTTGCCGGGCAGGCTGGTGCTTTCGAGCGCCGTTTTGCGGCGGGTCAGGTCGCGGGCCTTGCGGGCAGCGTCACGGGCTCTGGCGGCCATGATGGCTTTATTTAAGATCGTTTTCGCGATGTTGGGGTTCTGCTCAAGGAAGAAGGTAAGGCCGTCTGTCAGAACGGCGGCCACAGCGCCGCGAGCCTCGGTATTGCCCAGCTTCTGCTTGGTCTGACCTTCAAACTGAGGGTCGCCCAGCTTTACGCTGAGCACACAGGTCAGACCCTCGCGCACATCGTCGCCGGACAGATTCTTTTCATTTTCTTTTAAGATATTATTTTTGCGGGCGTAGTCATTGAGCACCTGCGTGTAGGACGCGCGGAAGCCCATCAGATGCGTACCGCCCTCAGGCGTATGCACGTTGTTGACAAAGGTGAAGGTGCTGTCGTTGTACGAATCGTTATGCTGCAGAGCGACCTCCACATACACACCGTCCTTCATGCCCTCGGCGTACATGATCTTATCGTAGAGCGCCGTTTTGTTCTGGTTGGCATAGGCCACAAACTCACGGATACCGCCCTCGTAGTGAAATTTCTTTTTCTGCTTTTTGTCCTCGCGCAGATCCTCCAGCGTGATGTTCAGGCCCTTGGTAAGGAAGGCGGTCTCCTGTAAGCGCTGGGCGAGCGTGTCAAAGTCATAATTGACTTCTTCAAAGATCGTGTCGTCAGCTAAAAAGGTGACGGTGGTGCCGGTCTTATTGGTGTCGCCGATCACATGGAGCGGTTCTACCGTATGTCCCTTTTCAAAGCGGATCTCATGCAGCTTGCCGCCGATGTGTACCTGAACGGTAACCCAGTTGGAAAGGGCGTTGACAACGGAGGCGCCTACGCCGTGCAGGCCGCCGGACACCTTGTATCCGCCGCCGCCGAATTTTCCGCCGGCGTGCAGGATCGTGTAAACAACCTCTACGCCGGAGATGCCCTTCTGCGGCTGGATATCTACCGGAATACCGCGGCCATTATCGGTGACCGTGATCGAGTTGTCGGGATTGATGGTAACTGTGATTTTATTACAGAAGCCGGCAAGCGCCTCATCAACGGCATTATCCACAATTTCATATACAAGGTGATGAAGGCCGCGGGCCGAGGTGCTGCCAATATACATACCGGGGCGGCGGCGCACAGCCTCCAGTCCCTCCAGAATCTGAATCTGGCTGGCGGTATATTCACCGCTGACCGTTAAGTCGGCCGCCACTGCCTGACTTTCATGATGATAGTCCGCCTTGTCTGAATCGGGCTTAGCATCTAGTAAAATATCTCTTGCTTCCTGATCCTTGGCATCCAATCCGGGATCCGTCAGGTTCAGCTGATTTTTATCTTTGCTCAATGAATAAACCTCCTAACATAACATAAGTTCAGCGCGGAACACGCCGAACTTGTACCATTCCTAGTATATCATAAAAACCGCATAAACACAAGGAAAACGCGCTTTTTAAATCAGGTTTTTTTAATCAAATTCATGACGGGAAGGCAGGGGATTATTATCACCAGATACATACAAATCAGCGCTCCCGTCAGGCGTCGGATTGACAGATGCGTTTTGGGCTAGGCTTTGGGCTTGCGCTTCTGACATCGTATTTGTGGCCTGTATTTCTGGTCTGCGTTTCTGGCCTCGTTTTCAGCCGCCACTGGCGGAAGAGGACGATTTAGCTGAACTTTTTCCACCGTGTATAGCGGAACGGTCATGAAGTAGCTGAAAAATACCCGTTAGCAAGCGGCGCCAAATCAAAAATGGCGGAAAAAATTCCGCCATTTTAATCTAAGAGCCCGAGTGCGGAGGAAATTTCTCCGCCATTTTTTGGATTTCCGCCAGCGCTGACTAGGCTATGAAA is drawn from Lachnospiraceae bacterium and contains these coding sequences:
- the gyrA gene encoding DNA gyrase subunit A encodes the protein MDENQTPQHDRIEIVNLEKMMKDSFIDYAMSVITTRALPDVRDGMKPVQRRILHAMNELGLSPDKSYRKSARIVGDTMGKYHPHGDSSIYEAMVRLAQDFSTRYMLVDGHGNFGSMDGDGAAAMRYTEARLSKLSMEMLSDINKNTVDFTANFDGSLKEPTVLPARFPNLLVNGTGGIAVGMATSIPPHNLGEVIDAVVKIIDNHMLEDRDTTIDELMQIVKGPDFPTGATIYGVRDIEQAYRTGRGRAVVRANMEVEELPGHRQCIVVSEIPYQVNKARLVERIAELVKDKKIEGISDLRDETNRNGLRIVIDLKRDANARLIINQLYKNTPLQDTFSINMLALVNNEPKVLNLKQMLTYYLDHQKEVVTRRTQYDLDKAQARAHILEGLLKALDYIDEIISIIRASSNVAEAKANLIARFEFSDAQAQAIVDMRLRALTGLERDRLQNEYDELTEKIQEYLAILGNENILFSVIKEELLVLKTKYADPRRTYITYEEGEINLEDLIKNESCVITMTNLGYIKRTSLDMYHSQNRGGKGIKGIETREEDFVKHLFIASSHDYVLFFTNWGRVYRMKAYEIPEAGRTARGTAIVNLLSLSGGEQVSAAIQMKEKRDKGYLLMATKNGIIKKTDLAEYSNIRTNGLIAISLQEGDELIEVKRSSGKDEVLMATKRGQIIRFRETDVRTTGRSSMGVKGITLGAGDEVIGVQLTSQGDSALAVTENGMGKRTALTEFSVQKRGGKGNLYYRITAKTGDVVSFKLVSPDQDLMLITSGGVIIRLRVQDISEIGRVTSGVKLMGLDKDTKIVSIAKIREEKIEEDSAEE
- the gyrB gene encoding DNA topoisomerase (ATP-hydrolyzing) subunit B; this encodes MLLDAKPDSDKADYHHESQAVAADLTVSGEYTASQIQILEGLEAVRRRPGMYIGSTSARGLHHLVYEIVDNAVDEALAGFCNKITVTINPDNSITVTDNGRGIPVDIQPQKGISGVEVVYTILHAGGKFGGGGYKVSGGLHGVGASVVNALSNWVTVQVHIGGKLHEIRFEKGHTVEPLHVIGDTNKTGTTVTFLADDTIFEEVNYDFDTLAQRLQETAFLTKGLNITLEDLREDKKQKKKFHYEGGIREFVAYANQNKTALYDKIMYAEGMKDGVYVEVALQHNDSYNDSTFTFVNNVHTPEGGTHLMGFRASYTQVLNDYARKNNILKENEKNLSGDDVREGLTCVLSVKLGDPQFEGQTKQKLGNTEARGAVAAVLTDGLTFFLEQNPNIAKTILNKAIMAARARDAARKARDLTRRKTALESTSLPGKLADCSDRDPKNCEIYIVEGDSAGGSAKNARSRQTQAILPLRGKILNVEKARLDRILGNAEIRAMITAFGTGIHEDFDINKLRYHKIIIMTDADVDGAHIRTLMLTFFYRFMPQLIEQGKVYIAQPPLFRVEKSKNEVHYLYYENELNPLLEKLGMTEQQIADGVQRYKGLGEMDADQLWETTMDPANRILLQVQMEDAAVADQIFTLLMGDKVEPRREFIEAHAKYAQVDTVG